Proteins from one Cryptomeria japonica chromosome 4, Sugi_1.0, whole genome shotgun sequence genomic window:
- the LOC131875509 gene encoding uncharacterized protein LOC131875509 encodes MGYLYEAMDRAKESIKNYYKGDRLKFDPIWEIVDRRWNNQLHQPIHAAGYFLNPRFRFGGSYSDSNGEVMEGLSTCIERMVPDVEERDLIVSELQNYEGGRGKLFSSELARRGRTTQTPDAWWQNWGGNTPHLKKFALRVLCQPCSSSNCERNWSLFEAIHTKKRSKLAQKRLNDLVYVQYNLRLRVKKVEELEGGPIDLDDIDPYSDWTSQEQPPLFSDTDITDLERQAMEEGGGFGFKLDDIEEDEDEDEDEDSLPVPEAGGDIASSRMEDESQSTIPSEEAQSRPVPQQTYTTRQSRPSSSTSPHVFARAGKRKL; translated from the exons atgggatatctttatgaggccatggatagggccaaagagtctatcaaaaattactacaagggggataggctcaaatttgatcccatttgggaaattgttgataggaggtggaacaatcagcttcaccaacccattcatgcagcagggtacttcctcaaccctcgttttaggttcgggggttcttactcagattcgaatggagaagtcatggagggcctcagtacatgcattgagaggatggtacctgatgttgaggagagagacctcattgtgagtgagctccaaaattatgagggaggaaggggtaagctattctcttcagagctagctaggagaggaagaaccactcaaaccccag atgcttggtggcaaaattggggtggaaacaccccacatctcaaaaaatttgccctcagagtcttatgtcagccttgcagttcatccaattgtgagcgcaattggagcttgtttgaagcaatccacacgaagaagaggagcaagttagcgcagaaacggctcaatgaccttgtctacgtgcaatataatcttcgattgcgcgtaaagaaggtagaggaactagaaggtggtccaattgacttggatgatatagatccttacagtgattggacatcacaggagcagcctccattgttttccgacactgacatcactgatttggagaggcaggctatggaggaggggggtggatttggtttcaagctggatgacattgaggaggatgaggatgaggatgaggatgaggattcattgccagtgccagaggcaggtggagacatagcttcatccaggatggaggatgagtctcaatcaaccataccgagcgaggaggcacagtcacgcccagtcccacagcagacttatacgactagacagtctagaccctctagttctacctctccccatgtttttgctagagctgggaagaggaagttgtaa